The Elaeis guineensis isolate ETL-2024a chromosome 13, EG11, whole genome shotgun sequence genome includes a region encoding these proteins:
- the LOC105056058 gene encoding flavonol sulfotransferase-like produces MAAQPSLCNGPPPMEPQEKNGADPRAPTSYTDLTSTLPLEEGWAIRLRKYQGFWFPQQILLSSMAMQQNFKARPDDVFVLSHPKSGTTWLKALTYAIVTRTKYPFDRHPLLSQNPHECVPLMGRSYSTGQDSEIEAMPSPRILNSHLPYSLLPHSIKSLDCQLIYVCRDPKDVLVSRWFFNNRMRSEGMKPIPFTKAFEMFCEGNSPYGPLWEHVLEYWEESQRRPDKVLFLKYEEMLEEPMRIVKRLAQFVGCPFSPEEEKEGVVEEVVKLCSFDKMKSLEVNITGKLRPEFVTNDAFFRKGRAGDWRNHMDPEMARKLDRVTEQKLEGSGLTLNAVGVEAAATINADVQAQV; encoded by the coding sequence ATGGCTGCTCAACCATCTCTTTGCAACGGCCCCCCTCCAATGGAGCCTCAAGAAAAAAATGGTGCGGATCCAAGAGCTCCTACAAGCTACACCGACCTCACCTCAACACTCCCTTTAGAGGAAGGCTGGGCCATACGCCTCCGAAAATACCAAGGCTTTTGGTTCCCACAACAAATTCTCCTCAGCAGCATGGCCATGCAGCAAAACTTCAAGGCTCGCCCCGACGACGTGTTCGTGCTGAGCCACCCCAAGTCCGGCACCACCTGGCTCAAAGCCCTCACCTACGCTATCGTGACACGAACCAAATACCCTTTCGATCGCCACCCTCTCCTCAGCCAAAATCCTCACGAGTGCGTCCCTTTAATGGGCAGAAGCTACTCCACAGGCCAAGATTCAGAAATAGAAGCCATGCCATCTCCTCGTATCCTCAACAGTCACCTGCCTTACTCTCTCCTACCACATTCCATCAAGAGCTTAGATTGTCAGCTGATATATGTCTGCCGGGACCCCAAGGATGTGTTGGTCTCCCGGTGGTTCTTCAATAATAGGATGAGATCGGAAGGTATGAAGCCAATTCCATTTACCAAGGCCTTTGAGATGTTCTGCGAGGGCAACAGCCCCTACGGGCCGCTGTGGGAGCATGTTCTCGAGTACTGGGAGGAGAGCCAGAGGAGGCCGGACAAGGTGCTGTTCTTGAAGTATGAAGAGATGTTAGAGGAGCCGATGAGGATCGTGAAGAGGTTGGCGCAGTTCGTGGGGTGTCCCTTCTCtccagaggaagagaaggaaggggTGGTGGAGGAGGTCGTAAAGCTGTGTAGCTTTGACAAGATGAAGAGCTTGGAGGTCAACATCACGGGGAAACTGCGTCCCGAGTTCGTCACCAATGATGCTTTCTTCAGAAAAGGAAGGGCAGGGGATTGGAGGAATCACATGGATCCGGAGATGGCGCGGAAGCTGGACCGTGTCACCGAGCAAAAGCTTGAGGGGTCCGGTCTCACCCTCAATGCTGTGGGTGTGGAAGCGGCGGCCACCATTAATGCTGATGTCCAAGCACAAGTCTAG